In Thauera sp. JM12B12, one DNA window encodes the following:
- a CDS encoding flavin prenyltransferase UbiX — MSSPRTITVAFTGASGLPYGVRLVECLLRAGCRVWLLYSQVAQIVARQEMDWNLPARPAEVEAELSARFAAAPGQLRVFGREEWFAPPASGSNPPDAMVVCPCTMATLAAIAGGLSQNLIERAADVVIKEGRKLVLVPRETPYSAIHLENMLRLARLGVCILPPNPGFYHHPQSVQDLVDFVVARILDQLGVPHALMARWGEDRAGEAGPVAGAP, encoded by the coding sequence ATGAGTTCCCCGCGCACGATCACCGTTGCCTTCACCGGCGCTTCCGGCCTGCCTTACGGCGTGCGCCTGGTCGAATGTCTGCTGCGGGCGGGCTGCCGGGTGTGGCTACTGTATTCGCAGGTGGCGCAGATCGTCGCCCGCCAGGAGATGGACTGGAACCTGCCGGCGCGTCCGGCCGAGGTCGAAGCCGAGCTGTCGGCGCGCTTCGCCGCGGCGCCGGGGCAGCTGCGCGTGTTCGGCCGCGAGGAGTGGTTCGCGCCGCCGGCCTCAGGCTCCAATCCGCCCGACGCCATGGTCGTGTGCCCATGTACCATGGCCACGCTGGCTGCGATCGCCGGCGGACTGAGCCAGAACCTTATCGAACGTGCCGCCGACGTCGTCATCAAGGAAGGCCGCAAGCTGGTGCTGGTGCCGCGCGAGACGCCGTACTCGGCGATCCACCTCGAGAACATGCTCAGGCTCGCCCGCCTGGGGGTCTGCATCCTGCCGCCCAACCCCGGCTTCTACCATCACCCGCAGAGCGTGCAGGACCTGGTCGACTTCGTCGTCGCCCGCATCCTCGACCAGCTCGGCGTGCCACATGCGCTGATGGCGCGCTGGGGCGAGGATCGCGCCGGCGAGGCCGGGCCGGTCGCAGGCGCGCCCTGA
- a CDS encoding ABC transporter substrate-binding protein, with protein sequence MFVLRILRSLVLAASAAALPATAAEVVGKEIVVGTVSDLSGPIAMLGVPVRDGMLMRFDEANAAGGVHGRTIRLAVEDAGYDPKRAVLAARKLVQRDRAFAFLANMGTPVVMATMPIIVDAGRLHLFPFSPHRATYEPLHPLKFQNFAPYQDYMEAATRHMVQQRGHERSCLLYQDDDYGLEVMKGVEKALAGLGQELVERTSYKRGATDLSSQIARLRAARCDFVVLATVVRETVAAMAEARKIGWDVDMLVTASGYSAQTHELGGAAVEGLYGVSVLPHPYAEGANSQLAAWIERYRARFNAEPNVWSVMGYTLADMFVRTVEAVGPELTTEAFVRTLEQTTFPRDYFGSPNYRFTPEDHLGNRHGRLAQIRNGRWELITDYLQ encoded by the coding sequence ATGTTCGTTCTTCGTATCCTGCGCAGCCTCGTGCTCGCCGCCAGCGCTGCTGCCCTGCCGGCCACCGCTGCCGAGGTGGTCGGCAAGGAGATCGTCGTCGGCACGGTGTCCGACCTCTCGGGGCCGATCGCAATGCTCGGCGTGCCGGTGCGCGATGGCATGCTGATGCGCTTCGACGAGGCCAACGCCGCCGGCGGCGTGCATGGTCGCACGATCCGTCTCGCGGTCGAGGACGCGGGCTACGATCCCAAGCGCGCCGTGCTTGCCGCGCGCAAGCTGGTGCAGCGCGACCGGGCCTTCGCCTTCCTCGCCAACATGGGCACGCCGGTGGTGATGGCGACCATGCCGATCATCGTCGACGCCGGGCGGCTGCACCTTTTCCCGTTCTCGCCGCACCGCGCGACCTACGAACCCCTGCATCCGCTCAAGTTCCAGAACTTCGCGCCCTACCAGGACTACATGGAAGCGGCCACCCGCCACATGGTGCAGCAGCGCGGCCATGAGCGCAGTTGCCTGCTCTACCAGGACGACGACTACGGCCTGGAGGTCATGAAGGGGGTGGAGAAGGCGCTCGCCGGCCTCGGCCAGGAACTCGTGGAGCGCACCAGCTACAAGCGCGGCGCGACCGACCTCTCCAGCCAGATCGCCCGCCTGCGCGCTGCGCGCTGCGACTTCGTGGTCCTCGCCACCGTGGTGCGCGAGACCGTGGCGGCGATGGCCGAGGCGCGCAAGATTGGCTGGGACGTGGACATGCTCGTCACCGCCTCCGGCTACTCGGCGCAGACCCACGAGCTCGGTGGCGCCGCGGTGGAGGGCCTGTACGGCGTGTCGGTGCTGCCGCACCCGTATGCCGAGGGGGCCAACAGCCAGCTCGCGGCGTGGATCGAGCGCTATCGCGCGCGCTTCAATGCCGAGCCCAACGTATGGAGCGTGATGGGTTACACCCTCGCCGACATGTTCGTGCGCACCGTCGAAGCCGTCGGCCCGGAACTGACGACGGAGGCCTTCGTCCGCACGCTCGAGCAGACGACCTTTCCGCGCGACTACTTCGGTAGCCCGAACTACCGCTTCACGCCCGAGGACCACCTCGGCAACCGTCATGGCCGCCTCGCGCAGATCCGCAACGGGCGCTGGGAGCTGATCACCGACTACCTGCAGTGA
- the mutY gene encoding A/G-specific adenine glycosylase — protein MSEFATRLVAWQRQHGRHDLPWQGGHDPYRIWLSEIMLQQTQVDTVIPYYTRFLERFPDVAALAAAPVGEVMALWSGLGYYARARNLHRAAQMIVDTHGGRFPRTAAAIAELPGIGRSTAAAIAAFAFGERAAILDGNVKRVLCRIFGIEGYPADKAVEKALWERAEALLPATDVGRYIQAQMDLGATLCTRSRPDCRRCPFADDCVAYRDQRIAELPTPRPRKAVPHRSARHAVILHAGAVLLERRPPTGIWGGLLALPEIPPAARDPACWARERFGLAVAAPEPLTPLRHAFTHFVLELTPVLLPVDGLAPATSAADDGDLRWLALGERASAALPAPVRRILDALAAPDLFGGD, from the coding sequence ATGAGTGAGTTCGCAACGCGTCTCGTCGCCTGGCAGCGGCAGCACGGCCGTCACGACCTGCCCTGGCAGGGCGGACACGACCCGTATCGCATCTGGCTGTCCGAGATCATGCTGCAGCAGACCCAGGTCGACACGGTCATCCCCTACTACACCCGATTCCTCGAGCGTTTCCCGGACGTCGCCGCCCTCGCCGCCGCCCCGGTCGGCGAGGTCATGGCGCTGTGGAGCGGACTCGGCTACTACGCCCGCGCACGCAACCTGCACCGCGCCGCGCAGATGATCGTCGACACGCACGGCGGCCGCTTCCCGCGCACCGCGGCGGCGATCGCCGAACTGCCCGGGATCGGGCGCTCGACCGCAGCCGCGATCGCCGCCTTCGCCTTCGGCGAACGCGCCGCCATCCTCGACGGCAACGTCAAGCGCGTGCTGTGCCGCATCTTCGGCATCGAAGGCTATCCCGCTGACAAGGCGGTCGAGAAGGCATTGTGGGAACGCGCGGAGGCGCTGCTGCCGGCCACCGACGTGGGCCGCTACATCCAGGCGCAGATGGACCTCGGCGCCACCTTGTGCACCCGCAGCCGCCCTGACTGCCGCCGCTGTCCGTTCGCCGACGACTGCGTCGCCTACCGCGACCAGCGCATCGCCGAACTGCCGACGCCGCGCCCGCGCAAGGCCGTTCCACACCGCAGCGCCCGCCATGCGGTGATCCTGCACGCGGGCGCGGTGCTGCTCGAGCGCAGGCCCCCCACCGGAATCTGGGGCGGCCTGCTCGCGCTGCCCGAGATTCCGCCCGCGGCGCGCGACCCTGCATGCTGGGCGCGCGAGCGCTTCGGCCTCGCCGTCGCCGCACCCGAGCCGTTGACGCCCCTGCGCCACGCCTTCACCCACTTCGTGCTCGAACTCACGCCGGTGCTGCTGCCGGTGGACGGGCTCGCACCGGCGACCAGCGCGGCCGACGACGGCGATCTGCGCTGGCTGGCGCTCGGCGAGCGCGCCAGCGCCGCGCTGCCGGCGCCGGTGCGACGCATCCTCGATGCGCTCGCGGCACCGGACCTGTTCGGCGGCGACTGA
- a CDS encoding flavin reductase family protein, whose product MTQQRFPAEDFSRRFRNSLGMFATGITVVTTRTPAGVPIGLTVNSFNSVSLDPPLIVWSLSNDLPSRPLFEGCEYYAINVLAEDQADLSQRFASRGEDKFVGLEFDTGAGGVPLLRGCCARFQCRNTVRHEGGDHIVFISEVVDFDRAERPPLIYFGGAYRQLKA is encoded by the coding sequence ATGACCCAACAGCGCTTCCCGGCCGAGGACTTCTCGCGCCGCTTCCGCAACTCGCTCGGCATGTTTGCCACCGGCATCACCGTGGTCACCACGCGCACGCCTGCGGGTGTGCCCATCGGTCTCACGGTCAATTCCTTCAACTCGGTTTCGCTCGATCCGCCACTGATCGTGTGGAGCCTGTCGAACGACCTGCCCAGCCGGCCCTTGTTCGAAGGCTGCGAATACTACGCGATCAACGTGCTCGCCGAGGACCAGGCCGATCTTTCGCAGCGCTTTGCCAGCCGCGGGGAGGACAAGTTCGTCGGCCTCGAGTTCGACACCGGGGCCGGTGGAGTGCCCCTGCTGCGTGGCTGTTGCGCGCGCTTCCAGTGCCGCAATACGGTGCGTCACGAGGGCGGCGACCACATTGTCTTCATCAGCGAGGTGGTCGACTTCGATCGCGCCGAACGCCCGCCGCTGATCTACTTCGGCGGTGCCTACCGCCAGCTCAAGGCCTGA
- a CDS encoding branched-chain amino acid ABC transporter permease: MSGQAASGGPQRSRAATLSRRLGPWLLVLGLAVLALGPDYALGKASLVATYAIAGLGVVIIVGQAGQIALGQGALLALGAYAQALCVAHGLPAPLALPLAAAAGALGGALASLPARRLGGLYFGMSTLAFALIVEEALVRWESVTHGAAGMAVGGFAAFGWRAESTFAQAAISLLALALALLACARLLDSRHGRAWRAVRDDEIAAAACGIAPAMVKTQAFVVGGALSGLAGGLYAHWIGFISPEQFGLVLSFELLMLAFIGGARRPAGAVWGALVIVVIPQLIALLRDLLPGDWARAAGLELLLFGAVIVAVVLLRPAGLADRR; the protein is encoded by the coding sequence CTCGGCCTTGCCGTCCTCGCGCTCGGACCCGACTACGCGCTCGGCAAGGCGAGCCTGGTGGCGACCTATGCGATCGCCGGCCTCGGCGTGGTGATCATCGTCGGCCAGGCCGGGCAGATCGCCCTCGGTCAGGGCGCGCTGCTCGCCCTCGGGGCCTACGCCCAGGCGCTGTGCGTCGCTCACGGGCTGCCCGCCCCGCTCGCGCTGCCGCTTGCGGCTGCGGCAGGGGCGCTCGGCGGCGCGCTGGCGAGCCTGCCCGCGCGCCGGCTCGGCGGGCTCTATTTCGGCATGAGCACGCTCGCCTTCGCGCTCATCGTCGAGGAGGCCCTCGTGCGCTGGGAGTCGGTGACCCATGGCGCGGCTGGCATGGCGGTCGGCGGCTTCGCCGCCTTCGGCTGGCGTGCGGAGTCGACCTTTGCGCAGGCGGCGATCAGCCTGCTCGCGCTCGCGCTCGCGCTGCTCGCCTGCGCGCGCCTGCTCGACTCGCGCCATGGGCGGGCCTGGCGCGCGGTGCGCGACGACGAGATTGCCGCGGCCGCCTGCGGCATCGCGCCGGCGATGGTGAAGACGCAGGCCTTCGTCGTCGGTGGTGCGCTGTCCGGGCTGGCCGGCGGCCTCTATGCGCACTGGATCGGTTTCATCAGCCCCGAGCAGTTCGGCCTGGTGCTTTCCTTCGAGCTGCTGATGCTCGCCTTCATCGGCGGCGCGCGGCGGCCCGCAGGGGCGGTCTGGGGGGCATTGGTGATCGTCGTCATCCCGCAACTGATCGCGCTTCTGCGCGACCTCCTGCCGGGCGACTGGGCGCGCGCCGCCGGGCTCGAGCTGCTGCTCTTCGGCGCGGTCATCGTGGCCGTGGTGCTGCTGCGCCCGGCGGGGCTGGCGGATCGGCGCTGA
- a CDS encoding LON peptidase substrate-binding domain-containing protein, with translation MSTPPPDRLPLFPLKTVLFPGGVLPLRVFEARYMDMVTRCMREDAGFGVCLIAAGEEVGETAVPHPVGTEARIEQWDMAQAGVLNLLTRGARRFRIEDHEVERDGLLVARVRWLEELPAEAVPEAQADLLPLLKTIVAELGERLPPPHLFDDAAWVGARYTELLPIPLLAKQKLLELDDPLSRLEILQKYLREHGLLPNRA, from the coding sequence ATGAGCACGCCACCGCCCGACCGCCTGCCCCTCTTTCCGCTCAAGACCGTGCTCTTTCCCGGCGGCGTGCTGCCGCTGCGCGTGTTCGAGGCGCGCTACATGGACATGGTGACGCGCTGCATGCGCGAGGACGCCGGATTCGGCGTGTGCCTGATCGCCGCGGGCGAGGAGGTGGGCGAGACGGCGGTGCCGCATCCGGTGGGCACCGAGGCCCGCATCGAGCAGTGGGACATGGCGCAGGCCGGCGTGCTGAACCTGCTCACCCGGGGTGCGAGGCGCTTCCGGATCGAGGACCATGAGGTGGAGCGCGATGGGCTGCTCGTCGCCCGCGTGCGCTGGCTGGAGGAGCTGCCCGCGGAGGCGGTGCCCGAGGCGCAGGCCGATCTGTTGCCGCTGCTGAAGACGATCGTCGCCGAGCTCGGCGAGCGCCTGCCACCGCCGCACCTCTTCGACGACGCCGCCTGGGTCGGCGCGCGCTACACCGAGCTGCTGCCGATCCCGCTGCTGGCCAAGCAGAAGCTGCTCGAGCTCGACGACCCCCTGAGCCGGCTCGAGATCCTGCAGAAGTACCTGCGCGAACACGGGCTGCTGCCCAATCGCGCCTGA